The following are from one region of the Juglans regia cultivar Chandler chromosome 10, Walnut 2.0, whole genome shotgun sequence genome:
- the LOC109009978 gene encoding polypyrimidine tract-binding protein homolog 3-like isoform X1 has product MTEPSKVLHVRNVGYEITENDLLQLVQPFGVVTKSVMLRAKNQALIQMQDVGSAVNVMQYYANIQPSVRGRNVYIQFSSHQELTTVDQNPQGRNQDAPPNRILLVTIHHMLYPMTVEVLHQVFSPYGFVEKIVTFQKSAGFQALIQYQSHQSALSAIDALQGRNIYDGCCQLDIQFSNLSELQVNYNNERSRDFTNPALPSEQKGRSSQSGYGDAGSMYGLQPPGTRAVAFPQVCVDQAFLLAFLFQMGDAAAITAAFSGGLPPGISGTNDRCTVLVSNLNPDKIDEDKLFNLFSLYGNIVRIKLLRSKPDHALIQMGDGFQAELAVHFLKGALLFGKQLEVNFSKYPNITPAPDTHDYSNSNLNRFNRNAAKNYRYCCSPTKMVHLSTLPQEITDDDLVTHLEEHGTIVNTKIFEANGKKQALVLFETEEQAAEALVCKHATSIDGSIIRISFSQLQTI; this is encoded by the exons ATGACAGAGCCTTCAAAAGTTCTTCATGTTCGAAACGTGGGTTACGAGATAACTGAG AATGATTTGCTTCAACTGGTTCAGCCTTTTGGGGTTGTTACTAAATCAGTGATGCTTCGTGCAAAGAACCAG gCTCTTATCCAGATGCAGGATGTGGGATCCGCTGTCAATGTAATGCAATACTACGCAAATATTCAACCTAGTGTTCG GGGGAGAAATGTTTACATTCAGTTCTCTTCACATCAAGAACTGACTACAGTGGATCAGAACCCTCAAGGGCGCAACCAG GATGCGCCGCCTAATCGAATTCTCTTAGTCACAATTCATCACATGCTATATCCAATGACAGTGGAAGTGCTTCATCAAGTGTTTTCTCCTTATGGTTTTGTGGAGAAGATTGTCACATTTCAGAAGTCAGCTG GTTTTCAAGCCCTTATCCAGTACCAGTCACACCAGAGTGCCCTTTCTGCAATTGATGCACTTCAG GGACGAAATATTTATGATGGCTGTTGTCAGCTGGATATTCAGTTTTCAAA CCTTTCTGAGCTACAGGTGAACTACAATAATGAGCGCTCCAG GGATTTCACAAACCCAGCTCTACCTTCAGAACAAAAGGGCAGATCCTCCCAA TCAGGGTATGGTGATGCGGGGAGCATGTATGGTCTTCAACCTCCTGGAACTCGGGCAG TGGCATTTCCACAGGTTTGTGTTGATCAAGCTTTTCTCTTGGCCTTCCTTTTTCAG ATGGGAGATGCTGCAGCCATCACAGCTGCCTTTAGTGGGGGCCTACCTCCTGGAATAAGTGGCACAAATGACAGGTGCACTGTCTTGGTCTCTAATCTAAATCCTGAT AAAATTGATGAGGATAAGTTGTTCAATTTATTTTCCCTTTATGGAAACATTGTGAGGATTAAGCTTCTCCGTAGTAAACCAGATCACGCCCTTATTCAAATGGGAGATGGATTCCAGGCAGAGTTGGCTGTGCACTTCTTGaag GGAGCATTGCTCTTTGGGAAACAGCTGGAGGTAAACTTCTCCAAGTATCCAAATATAACACCAGCCCCAGACACCCATGATTACTCCAATTCAAACCTTAACCGCTTTAACCGTAATGCTGCCAAAAACTACCGGTATTGCTGTTCACCAACCAAGATGGTCCACCTGTCCACCCTCCCTCAGGAAATTACAGACGATGACTTGGTGACGCACCTGGAGGAGCATGGGACTATTGTTAACACCAAAATCTTTGAGGCAAATGGGAAGAAACAAGCCTTGGTTCTGTTTGAGACTGAAGAGCAAGCCGCTGAGGCACTTGTCTGCAAGCATGCCACCTCTATTGATGGATCAATTATCCGAATCTCCTTCTCCCAGTTGCAGACTATCTAG
- the LOC109009978 gene encoding polypyrimidine tract-binding protein homolog 3-like isoform X2, translating to MTEPSKVLHVRNVGYEITENDLLQLVQPFGVVTKSVMLRAKNQALIQMQDVGSAVNVMQYYANIQPSVRGRNVYIQFSSHQELTTVDQNPQGRNQDAPPNRILLVTIHHMLYPMTVEVLHQVFSPYGFVEKIVTFQKSAGFQALIQYQSHQSALSAIDALQGRNIYDGCCQLDIQFSNLSELQVNYNNERSRDFTNPALPSEQKGRSSQSGYGDAGSMYGLQPPGTRAVAFPQMGDAAAITAAFSGGLPPGISGTNDRCTVLVSNLNPDKIDEDKLFNLFSLYGNIVRIKLLRSKPDHALIQMGDGFQAELAVHFLKGALLFGKQLEVNFSKYPNITPAPDTHDYSNSNLNRFNRNAAKNYRYCCSPTKMVHLSTLPQEITDDDLVTHLEEHGTIVNTKIFEANGKKQALVLFETEEQAAEALVCKHATSIDGSIIRISFSQLQTI from the exons ATGACAGAGCCTTCAAAAGTTCTTCATGTTCGAAACGTGGGTTACGAGATAACTGAG AATGATTTGCTTCAACTGGTTCAGCCTTTTGGGGTTGTTACTAAATCAGTGATGCTTCGTGCAAAGAACCAG gCTCTTATCCAGATGCAGGATGTGGGATCCGCTGTCAATGTAATGCAATACTACGCAAATATTCAACCTAGTGTTCG GGGGAGAAATGTTTACATTCAGTTCTCTTCACATCAAGAACTGACTACAGTGGATCAGAACCCTCAAGGGCGCAACCAG GATGCGCCGCCTAATCGAATTCTCTTAGTCACAATTCATCACATGCTATATCCAATGACAGTGGAAGTGCTTCATCAAGTGTTTTCTCCTTATGGTTTTGTGGAGAAGATTGTCACATTTCAGAAGTCAGCTG GTTTTCAAGCCCTTATCCAGTACCAGTCACACCAGAGTGCCCTTTCTGCAATTGATGCACTTCAG GGACGAAATATTTATGATGGCTGTTGTCAGCTGGATATTCAGTTTTCAAA CCTTTCTGAGCTACAGGTGAACTACAATAATGAGCGCTCCAG GGATTTCACAAACCCAGCTCTACCTTCAGAACAAAAGGGCAGATCCTCCCAA TCAGGGTATGGTGATGCGGGGAGCATGTATGGTCTTCAACCTCCTGGAACTCGGGCAG TGGCATTTCCACAG ATGGGAGATGCTGCAGCCATCACAGCTGCCTTTAGTGGGGGCCTACCTCCTGGAATAAGTGGCACAAATGACAGGTGCACTGTCTTGGTCTCTAATCTAAATCCTGAT AAAATTGATGAGGATAAGTTGTTCAATTTATTTTCCCTTTATGGAAACATTGTGAGGATTAAGCTTCTCCGTAGTAAACCAGATCACGCCCTTATTCAAATGGGAGATGGATTCCAGGCAGAGTTGGCTGTGCACTTCTTGaag GGAGCATTGCTCTTTGGGAAACAGCTGGAGGTAAACTTCTCCAAGTATCCAAATATAACACCAGCCCCAGACACCCATGATTACTCCAATTCAAACCTTAACCGCTTTAACCGTAATGCTGCCAAAAACTACCGGTATTGCTGTTCACCAACCAAGATGGTCCACCTGTCCACCCTCCCTCAGGAAATTACAGACGATGACTTGGTGACGCACCTGGAGGAGCATGGGACTATTGTTAACACCAAAATCTTTGAGGCAAATGGGAAGAAACAAGCCTTGGTTCTGTTTGAGACTGAAGAGCAAGCCGCTGAGGCACTTGTCTGCAAGCATGCCACCTCTATTGATGGATCAATTATCCGAATCTCCTTCTCCCAGTTGCAGACTATCTAG
- the LOC109009978 gene encoding polypyrimidine tract-binding protein homolog 3-like isoform X3 — protein MTEPSKVLHVRNVGYEITENDLLQLVQPFGVVTKSVMLRAKNQALIQMQDVGSAVNVMQYYANIQPSVRGRNVYIQFSSHQELTTVDQNPQGRNQDAPPNRILLVTIHHMLYPMTVEVLHQVFSPYGFVEKIVTFQKSAGFQALIQYQSHQSALSAIDALQGRNIYDGCCQLDIQFSNLSELQVNYNNERSRDFTNPALPSEQKGRSSQSGYGDAGSMYGLQPPGTRAVAFPQMGDAAAITAAFSGGLPPGISGTNDRCTVLVSNLNPDKIDEDKLFNLFSLYGNIVRIKLLRSKPDHALIQMGDGFQAELAVHFLKGALLFGKQLEVNFSKYPNITPAPDTHDYSNSNLNRFNRNAAKNYRYCCSPTKMVHLSTLPQEITDDDLVTHLEEHGTIVNTKIFEANGKKQALVLFETEEQAAEALVCKHATSIDGSIIRISFSQLQTI, from the exons ATGACAGAGCCTTCAAAAGTTCTTCATGTTCGAAACGTGGGTTACGAGATAACTGAG AATGATTTGCTTCAACTGGTTCAGCCTTTTGGGGTTGTTACTAAATCAGTGATGCTTCGTGCAAAGAACCAG gCTCTTATCCAGATGCAGGATGTGGGATCCGCTGTCAATGTAATGCAATACTACGCAAATATTCAACCTAGTGTTCG GGGGAGAAATGTTTACATTCAGTTCTCTTCACATCAAGAACTGACTACAGTGGATCAGAACCCTCAAGGGCGCAACCAG GATGCGCCGCCTAATCGAATTCTCTTAGTCACAATTCATCACATGCTATATCCAATGACAGTGGAAGTGCTTCATCAAGTGTTTTCTCCTTATGGTTTTGTGGAGAAGATTGTCACATTTCAGAAGTCAGCTG GTTTTCAAGCCCTTATCCAGTACCAGTCACACCAGAGTGCCCTTTCTGCAATTGATGCACTTCAG GGACGAAATATTTATGATGGCTGTTGTCAGCTGGATATTCAGTTTTCAAA CCTTTCTGAGCTACAGGTGAACTACAATAATGAGCGCTCCAG GGATTTCACAAACCCAGCTCTACCTTCAGAACAAAAGGGCAGATCCTCCCAA TCAGGGTATGGTGATGCGGGGAGCATGTATGGTCTTCAACCTCCTGGAACTCGG GCAGTGGCATTTCCACAG ATGGGAGATGCTGCAGCCATCACAGCTGCCTTTAGTGGGGGCCTACCTCCTGGAATAAGTGGCACAAATGACAGGTGCACTGTCTTGGTCTCTAATCTAAATCCTGAT AAAATTGATGAGGATAAGTTGTTCAATTTATTTTCCCTTTATGGAAACATTGTGAGGATTAAGCTTCTCCGTAGTAAACCAGATCACGCCCTTATTCAAATGGGAGATGGATTCCAGGCAGAGTTGGCTGTGCACTTCTTGaag GGAGCATTGCTCTTTGGGAAACAGCTGGAGGTAAACTTCTCCAAGTATCCAAATATAACACCAGCCCCAGACACCCATGATTACTCCAATTCAAACCTTAACCGCTTTAACCGTAATGCTGCCAAAAACTACCGGTATTGCTGTTCACCAACCAAGATGGTCCACCTGTCCACCCTCCCTCAGGAAATTACAGACGATGACTTGGTGACGCACCTGGAGGAGCATGGGACTATTGTTAACACCAAAATCTTTGAGGCAAATGGGAAGAAACAAGCCTTGGTTCTGTTTGAGACTGAAGAGCAAGCCGCTGAGGCACTTGTCTGCAAGCATGCCACCTCTATTGATGGATCAATTATCCGAATCTCCTTCTCCCAGTTGCAGACTATCTAG
- the LOC109009989 gene encoding RNA-binding protein 39-like, with translation MDFDAYEYLEKTVEENEDRDSKRKNRSKEGSERTYRKRDVDDEDPALPDGEDRKTRRSRADDENGSDRRDRERSSHRDKDRHHRDSEREKDRERERERERSGREKEKERERRERDKEKERERDRREKEKEKEKEKEKEKERERREKEERERSRRSRSRSDRDRERERDLEMRDNRRFKDKKEAVEPEADPERDQRTVFAYQMPLKATERDAYEFFSRAGKVRDVRLIMDRNSRRSKGVGYIEFYDAMSVPMAIALSGQLLLGQPVMVKPSEAEKNLVQSTASGGGSGGLAGPYGAVDRKLYVGNLHFNMTETQLRAIFEPFGPVELVQLPLDLETGQCKGFGFVQFSKLEDAKAAQSLNGKLELAGRTIKVSSVTDHVGAQDTGAKTADFDDDDGGGLSLNAQSRALLMQKLDRSGIATSIAGSLGAPVLNGSAPNPQALSLPVNGQAAVSVPALPAQAIPTPAAEPVGTPSECLLLKNMFDPATEMDPDFDMDIKEDVEEECSKYGRVRHIHVDKNSDGFVYLRFETVEAAMAAQRAMHLRWFARRLISALFMQPHVYEATFKDGE, from the exons ATGGACTTCGACGCTTACGAGTACTTGGAGAAGACGGTGGAGGAGAACGAAGACCGGGACTCGAAGAGGAAGAATAGGAGCAAGGAAGGCAGCGAGAGGACCTATAGGAAGAGGGATGTCGACGATGAGGATCCTGCTCTCCCCGACGGCGAGGACCGAAAGACCAGGAGGTCCAGAGCCGACGACGAGAATGGCAGCGACAGGCGCGACCGAGAGCGTTCTAGTCATCGAGATAAGGATCGGCATCACAGAGATTCGGAGAGAGAGAAGGACCGCGAGCGCGAGCGAGAGCGAGAACGGAGTggtagagagaaagagaaggagagagagagaagggagagggacaaggagaaggagagggagagagacaggagggaaaaggagaaggaaaaggagaaggagaaggagaaggagaaggagagggaaagaagagagaaagaggagagagaaaggtCGCGGAGAAGCAGGAGTCGATCGGACCGCGAccgagagagggaaagagaccTAGAAATGAGAGACAACag GagatttaaagataaaaaagaagcaGTGGAGCCAGAAGCTGATCCAGAAAGGGATCAGAGAACTGTCTTTGCATACCAG ATGCCTCTCAAGGCAACTGAGAGGGATGCATATGAGTTCTTCTCAAGAGCGGGCAAG GTGAGGGATGTTCGCCTGATCATGGACAGGAATTCAAGACGGTCCAAGGGAGTTGG GTATATTGAATTCTATGATGCAATGTCTGTGCCAATGGCAATTGCTCTCTCTGGCCAACTACTTCTTGGACAACCTGTTATGGTTAAACCTTCTGAGGCTGAAAAGAACCTAGTTCAATCTACTGCTTCTGGTGGGGGTTCAGGTGGTCTTGCAGGTCCATATGGGGCAGTGGATAGAAAACTGTATGTGGGCAACTTACACTTCAATATGACGGAAACCCAGCTTAGAGCG ATTTTTGAACCATTTGGTCCTGTGGAGCTTGTGCAACTGCCCCTTGACCTTGAGACTGGACAATGCaagggttttgggtttgttcAA TTTTCCAAGCTTGAAGATGCAAAGGCAGCTCAATCTTTGAATGGAAAATTGGAACTTGCTGGTCGAACTATCAAG GTTTCGTCTGTTACGGATCATGTTGGAGCGCAAGATACGGGAGCAAAAACTGCAGactttgatgatgatgatgggggtGGTTTG TCTTTGAATGCTCAATCAAGAGCACTGCTTATGCAGAAGCTGGATCGCTCTGGTATTGCCACAAG TATTGCAGGTTCTCTCGGAGCTCCTGTGCTGAATGGGTCAGCTCCAAATCCACAAGCCCTTAGTTTACCAGTCAACGGGCAAGCTGCAGTTTCTGTGCCAGCCCTTCCAGCGCAAGCTATCCCTACCCCAGCTGCAGAACCTGTTGGAACCCCCAGCGAGTGCTTACTGCTGAAGAATATGTTTGATCCAGCAACTGAG ATGGATCCAGATTTTGATATGGACATCAAAGAGGATGTGGAAGAAGAATGCTCTAAATATGGCCGAGTGAGGCATATTCATGTGGACAA AAACAGTGATGGTTTTGTGTATTTGCGGTTTGAAACTGTGGAAGCTGCAATGGCTGCTCAACGTGCAATGCATTTGAGATGGTTTGCTCGCAGGTTGATTTCAGCCTTGTTCATG CAACCCCATGTATATGAAGCTACGTTTAAAGATGGTGAATGA
- the LOC109009988 gene encoding protein LIKE COV 2-like, with product MAEEKESTSIPLSQAENGGEDPPKSPPSSPNSSTRKACCFVLQSWVSKKFMTGCVVLFPVAVTFFITWWFIQFVDGFFSPLYAQLGIDIFGLGFITSLLFVFFVGVFVSSWIGGTLFSLGEWFIKRMPFIRHIYSASKQISAAISPDQNTTAFKEVAIIRHPRVGEYAFGFITSSVTLQRDNEDEELCSVFVPTNHLYIGDIFLVNTKEIIRPNLSIREGIEIIVSGGMTMPQTISPLERVARPNERIPLNRMA from the exons ATGGCGGAAGAAAAGGAATCGACTTCCATTCCTCTCAGTCAAGCTGAGAATGGCGGTGAGGATCCTCCCAAGTCTCCCCCTAGCTCCCCTAACTCCTCCACTCGCAAG GCTTGCTGTTTTGTTCTTCAGAGTTGGGTCTCAAAGAAGTTTATGACTGGATG TGTAGTTCTTTTCCCAGTTGCAGTTACATTTTTCATTACTTGGTGGTTTATTCAATTTGTTGATGGTTTCTTCAGTCCACTATATGCCCAGCTTGGCATTGACATATTCG GACTCGGGTTTATTACATCTTTACTTTTTGTATTCTTTGTTGGTGTTTTTGTTTCGTCCTGGATTGGTGGCACTCTTTTCTCACTTGGAGAGTGGTTCATAAAGCGAATGCCTTTCATTAGACATATATACTCAGCCTCCAAACAAATTAGTGCTGCAATTTCTCCAG ATCAAAATACAACAGCTTTTAAGGAGGTAGCAATTATCCGTCACCCACGTGTTGGGGAATATGCCTTTGGTTTTATCACATCAAGTGTCACCCTTCAG AGAGATAACGAAGACGAAGAGTTATGTAGTGTTTTTGTTCCAACAAACCATCTATACATTGGTGATATTTTTCTAGTCAACACCAAAGAGATCATAAGACCAAATCTTTCTATCCGAGAAGGCATAG AGATCATTGTTTCTGGGGGTATGACAATGCCACAAACAATTTCGCCTTTGGAAAGGGTTGCTCGACCGAATGAGAGAATCCCCCTGAACAGAATGGCCTAA